A single window of Salvia splendens isolate huo1 chromosome 6, SspV2, whole genome shotgun sequence DNA harbors:
- the LOC121806540 gene encoding ATP sulfurylase 1, chloroplastic-like gives MAAKASLHLKASPHSISKLPKPYSPAAASAVALPIRRLRGATLSATRISASLIDPDGGRLVELFVPESEKGSKLKAANELPRIKLTGIDLQWVHVLSEGWASPLKGFMREAEFLQTLHFNAIRLENGSVVNMSVPIVLAIDDAEKSRVGSSASVALVDERDDVVAVLSNIEIYKHNKEERIARTWGTTAPGLPYVDETITHAGNWLVGGDLEVINPVKYEDGLDRFRLSPAELRDEFERRNADAVFAFQLRNPVHNGHALLMTDTRRRLLEMGYKNPVLLLHPLGGYTKADDVPLSWRMKQHEKVLEDGVLDPETTVVSIFPSPMHYAGPTEVQWHAKARINAGANFYIVGRDPAGMGHPLEKRDLYDADHGKKVLSMAPGLERLNILPFKVAAYDKTQNKMAFFDPTRAQDFVFISGTKMRTLAKNKESPPDGFMCPGGWKVLVDYYDSLSLSDNGRVPEPIPA, from the exons ATGGCAGCCAAGGCCTCTCTTCACCTCAAAGCGTCCCCTCATTCCATCTCCAAATTACCAAAACCATATTCCCCCGCCGCTGCCTCCGCCGTAGCCCTACCAATCCGCCGCCTCCGCGGGGCGACCCTATCGGCGACCCGGATTTCGGCATCCCTAATCGACCCGGACGGCGGGAGGCTCGTGGAGCTGTTCGTTCCGGAATCGGAGAAGGGATCGAAATTGAAGGCGGCGAATGAGCTGCCGAGGATCAAGCTGACGGGAATCGATCTGCAATGGGTGCACGTGCTGAGCGAGGGGTGGGCCAGCCCGCTCAAGGGCTTCATGCGCGAGGCCGAGTTTCTCCAAACACTTCATTTCAACGCAATCCGACTCGAGAACGGGTCCGTCGTCAACATGTCGGTGCCGATCGTGCTCGCCATCGACGACGCGGAGAAGAGCCGCGTCGGGTCGTCTGCCAGCGTGGCGCTCGTCGATGAACGCGACGACGTCGTTGCTGTTTTGAGCAA TATTGAGATTTACAAACACAACAAAGAAGAAAGGATAGCAAGAACTTGGGGTACGACGGCACCCGGTCTGCCCTACGTAGACGAAACCATCACTCATGCCGGGAACTGGCTCGTCGGTGGGGACCTAGAGGTCATAAATCCGGTCAAGTACGAGGATGGCCTTGACCGCTTCCGTCTCTCCCCTGCTGAGCTGCGCGACGAGTTTGAGAGGCGCAATGCAGATGCTGTTTTCGCATTCCAGCTGAGGAACCCTGTCCACAACGGTCATGCGCTCTTGATGACAGATACTCGTCGTAGGCTACTTGAGATGGGGTACAAGAACCCGGTGCTCTTGCTCCATCCCTTGGGAGGCTACACCAAGGCCGATGACGTGCCACTGAGCTGGCGGATGAAACAGCACGAGAAG GTGCTGGAAGATGGTGTTCTGGACCCGGAGACGACAGTTGTGTCGATCTTCCCGTCGCCAATGCACTATGCTGGCCCGACCGAGGTGCAGTGGCACGCAAAGGCTAGGATCAATGCGGGCGCGAACTTCTACATTGTGGGTCGGGATCCGGCTGGTATGGGACACCCACTCGAGAAGAGAGACCTCTATGATGCTGATCATGGGAAGAAGGTGCTGAGCATGGCGCCCGGCTTGGAGCGCCTCAATATCCTTCCTTTCAAG GTAGCTGCTTATGACAAGACTCAGAACAAAATGGCATTCTTTGATCCAACAAGGGCACAAGATTTTGTGTTTATATCTGGCACAAAG ATGCGTACACTTGCTAAGAACAAAGAAAGCCCGCCCGATGGTTTCATGTGCCCCGGTGGGTGGAAGGTTCTGGTCGACTACTACGACAGCCTTTCTCTCTCGGACAATGGGAGGGTGCCGGAGCCAATTCCGGCATAA
- the LOC121809966 gene encoding uncharacterized protein LOC121809966 isoform X1, whose amino-acid sequence MGNQNTSGLVEDEEAKNEAQDNGHGVSPPHAVTEEKQPVVQESVAEAESDKTPTVEIQDKDIEDHKGNFEGSEAVMDISSNDSDLGEGMSKLSDEQDQQPCTLTDVQEEENVLMDGDIEVDDHDAKKNEEDSVLADAPSVEGAFSEACAHGEELGRDDEPPVEEQSDSFNTVDEAPRTSLLDSSTSLNEHENECSALDHEEKPMIHELGSGDDEPSDQENDQLLTRCSSHPKEVIRAEFEINGDHLLEDAEKQQDSEPTDQEKDQFLTRCSSDSTEVIKAEFEINGDHLLEDAEKQQDSEPTDQNVLEEAIHLESDASVTEDVYETESEATDKCVIELKSSTEIYTQRLSIEAAEAETPPASDETEPNPSCVGAQVELRKSPSFDFGISFDTRSEESDQTPLLYQDKTARRSLSSCSNLRFPNTGVKTEYVGKTLQFQAVQLEEKTIRMERSNSENAQNSLNNMQEKANAVREDAHTNGSKASPSRDEAAVSPKGNRRRKARSSLFTTCICCTTAIS is encoded by the exons ATGGGAAATCAAAACACTTCAGGGCTAGTAG AAGACGAGGAGGCCAAGAACGAGGCACAAGATAACGGGCATGGAGTTAGTCCACCTCATGCAGTGACAGAAGAGAAGCAGCCTGTGGTCCAAGAATCTGTAGCAGAAGCTGAGAGTGATAAAACTCCTACTGTTGAAATACAAGATAAAG ATATTGAGGATCACAAGGGAAATTTTGAGGGTTCTGAGGCTGTGATGGATATCAGCAGCAATGACTCGGATTTGGGGGAAGGAATGTCCAAGTTGAGTGATGAACAAGACCAACAACCATGCACCTTGACAG ATGTTCAAGAAGAGGAGAATGTGTTGATGGATGGGGATATAGAGGTTGATGATCATGATGCAAAGAAGAATGAGGAAGACTCGGTTTTGGCTGATGCGCCTTCTGTTGAAGGCGCGTTTTCAGAAGCATGTGCGCATGGGGAAGAGCTTGGGAGAGATGACGAGCCTCCTGTAGAAGAGCAGAGTGATTCCTTCAACACTGTCGATGAAGCTCCAAGAACTAGTTTGCTAGACTCATCTACATCACTAAATGAGCACGAAAACGAGTGTTCTGCTCTTGATCATGAAGAGAAACCAATGATCCATGAATTAGGCAGCGGTGATGATGAGCCGTCTGATCAAGAAAATGACCAGCTCTTGACCAGATGCAGCAGCCATCCAAAAGAGGTGATCAGGGCCGAGTTTGAGATCAACGGAGACCATCTACTTGAAGATGCAGAGAAACAACAAGACAGTGAGCCAACTGATCAAGAAAAAGACCAGTTCTTGACCAGATGCAGCAGTGATTCAACAGAAGTGATCAAGGCCGAATTTGAGATAAACGGAGACCATCTACTTGAAGATGCAGAGAAACAACAAGACAGTGAGCCAACTGATCAAAATGTGCTTGAAGAAGCCATTCATTTGGAGAGTGATGCATCTGTTACAGAAGATGTCTATGAAACTGAGAGTGAAGCTACTGATAAATGTGTGATAGAGCTGAAATCTTCAACAGAAATCTACACACAACGCCTTTCTATTGAAGCAGCAGAGGCTGAAACTCCACCGGCCTCAGATGAAACCGAACCAAATCCAAGCTGTGTAGGGGCTCAAGTTGAGCTCAGAAAATCTCCAAGCTTTGATTTTGGCATATCATTTGACACGAGGTCTGAAGAATCTGATCAAACTCCTCTGCTATATCAGGACAAGACAGCAAGGAGAAGCCTCTCCAGCTGCTCAAATCTGAGGTTTCCAAACACAGGTGTTAAGACAGAATATGTGGGGAAGACATTGCAGTTCCAAGCTGTCCAACTGGAGGAGAAGACTATCCGAATGGAACGAAGCAACTCTGAAAACGCGCAAAACTCACTAAACAACATGCAAGAAAAGGCCAATGCTGTCAGAGAAGATGCACACACAAATGGCTCAAAGGCCTCTCCATCAAGAGATGAAGCTGCAGTGTCACCAAAGGGTAACAGGAGGCGAAAGGCGAGATCCTCCCTCTTCACTACCTGCATCTGCTGCACTACAGCCATCAGCTGA
- the LOC121809966 gene encoding uncharacterized protein LOC121809966 isoform X2, which translates to MGNQNTSGLVDEEAKNEAQDNGHGVSPPHAVTEEKQPVVQESVAEAESDKTPTVEIQDKDIEDHKGNFEGSEAVMDISSNDSDLGEGMSKLSDEQDQQPCTLTDVQEEENVLMDGDIEVDDHDAKKNEEDSVLADAPSVEGAFSEACAHGEELGRDDEPPVEEQSDSFNTVDEAPRTSLLDSSTSLNEHENECSALDHEEKPMIHELGSGDDEPSDQENDQLLTRCSSHPKEVIRAEFEINGDHLLEDAEKQQDSEPTDQEKDQFLTRCSSDSTEVIKAEFEINGDHLLEDAEKQQDSEPTDQNVLEEAIHLESDASVTEDVYETESEATDKCVIELKSSTEIYTQRLSIEAAEAETPPASDETEPNPSCVGAQVELRKSPSFDFGISFDTRSEESDQTPLLYQDKTARRSLSSCSNLRFPNTGVKTEYVGKTLQFQAVQLEEKTIRMERSNSENAQNSLNNMQEKANAVREDAHTNGSKASPSRDEAAVSPKGNRRRKARSSLFTTCICCTTAIS; encoded by the exons ATGGGAAATCAAAACACTTCAGGGCTAGTAG ACGAGGAGGCCAAGAACGAGGCACAAGATAACGGGCATGGAGTTAGTCCACCTCATGCAGTGACAGAAGAGAAGCAGCCTGTGGTCCAAGAATCTGTAGCAGAAGCTGAGAGTGATAAAACTCCTACTGTTGAAATACAAGATAAAG ATATTGAGGATCACAAGGGAAATTTTGAGGGTTCTGAGGCTGTGATGGATATCAGCAGCAATGACTCGGATTTGGGGGAAGGAATGTCCAAGTTGAGTGATGAACAAGACCAACAACCATGCACCTTGACAG ATGTTCAAGAAGAGGAGAATGTGTTGATGGATGGGGATATAGAGGTTGATGATCATGATGCAAAGAAGAATGAGGAAGACTCGGTTTTGGCTGATGCGCCTTCTGTTGAAGGCGCGTTTTCAGAAGCATGTGCGCATGGGGAAGAGCTTGGGAGAGATGACGAGCCTCCTGTAGAAGAGCAGAGTGATTCCTTCAACACTGTCGATGAAGCTCCAAGAACTAGTTTGCTAGACTCATCTACATCACTAAATGAGCACGAAAACGAGTGTTCTGCTCTTGATCATGAAGAGAAACCAATGATCCATGAATTAGGCAGCGGTGATGATGAGCCGTCTGATCAAGAAAATGACCAGCTCTTGACCAGATGCAGCAGCCATCCAAAAGAGGTGATCAGGGCCGAGTTTGAGATCAACGGAGACCATCTACTTGAAGATGCAGAGAAACAACAAGACAGTGAGCCAACTGATCAAGAAAAAGACCAGTTCTTGACCAGATGCAGCAGTGATTCAACAGAAGTGATCAAGGCCGAATTTGAGATAAACGGAGACCATCTACTTGAAGATGCAGAGAAACAACAAGACAGTGAGCCAACTGATCAAAATGTGCTTGAAGAAGCCATTCATTTGGAGAGTGATGCATCTGTTACAGAAGATGTCTATGAAACTGAGAGTGAAGCTACTGATAAATGTGTGATAGAGCTGAAATCTTCAACAGAAATCTACACACAACGCCTTTCTATTGAAGCAGCAGAGGCTGAAACTCCACCGGCCTCAGATGAAACCGAACCAAATCCAAGCTGTGTAGGGGCTCAAGTTGAGCTCAGAAAATCTCCAAGCTTTGATTTTGGCATATCATTTGACACGAGGTCTGAAGAATCTGATCAAACTCCTCTGCTATATCAGGACAAGACAGCAAGGAGAAGCCTCTCCAGCTGCTCAAATCTGAGGTTTCCAAACACAGGTGTTAAGACAGAATATGTGGGGAAGACATTGCAGTTCCAAGCTGTCCAACTGGAGGAGAAGACTATCCGAATGGAACGAAGCAACTCTGAAAACGCGCAAAACTCACTAAACAACATGCAAGAAAAGGCCAATGCTGTCAGAGAAGATGCACACACAAATGGCTCAAAGGCCTCTCCATCAAGAGATGAAGCTGCAGTGTCACCAAAGGGTAACAGGAGGCGAAAGGCGAGATCCTCCCTCTTCACTACCTGCATCTGCTGCACTACAGCCATCAGCTGA
- the LOC121807795 gene encoding calmodulin-2/4-like: MADILNAEQIVELQEAFSLFDKDGDGCITIEELGTVIRSLDQNPTEEELHDMINEVDIDGNGTIEFAEFLNLMANKMKETDAEEELKEAFKVFDKDQNGYISATELRHVMINLGEKLTDEEVEQMIREADLDGDGQVDYDEFVKMMMAIG; the protein is encoded by the exons ATGGCTGATATACTGAATGCAGAGCAAATTGTTGAATTGCAGGAAGCCTTCAGCCTCTTTGACAAAGATGGAGATG GTTGCATAACCATAGAAGAATTGGGCACAGTGATCAGGTCTCTAGATCAAAATCCCACCGAGGAAGAGCTCCACGACATGATCAACGAGGTCGATATCGATGGCAATGGCACCATTGAATTCGCTGAGTTCTTGAACCTCATGGCCAACAAAATGAAG GAAACTGATGCAGAGGAAGAGCTTAAAGAAGCTTTCAAGGTGTTTGATAAAGATCAAAATGGTTACATCTCAGCCACTGAG CTACGGCATGTGATGATCAATCTTGGTGAGAAGTTGACAGATGAAGAGGTGGAACAGATGATTAGAGAGGCTGATTTGGATGGTGATGGACAGGTTGATTATGATGAAtttgtgaagatgatgatggCCATTGGATAG
- the LOC121809937 gene encoding ADP-ribosylation factor-like protein 5, giving the protein MGALMSKMWFMMFPAKEYKIVVVGLDNAGKTTTLYKLHLGEVVTTHPTVGSNVEEVVYKNIRFEVWDLGGQDRLRTSWATYYRGTHAVIVVIDSTDRARISIMKDELFSLLPNEDLQSAVVLVYANKQDLKDAMTPAEITDALSLHSIKKHDWHIQACSALTGDGLYDGLGWIAQRVAGKATS; this is encoded by the exons ATGGGGGCGCTGATGTCGAAGATGTGGTTCATGATGTTTCCGGCGAAGGAGTACAAGATCGTGGTGGTGGGGCTGGACAACGCCGGCAAAACGACGACGCTTTACAAGCTTCATTTGGGGGAGGTGGTCACCACGCATCCAACTGTCGGCAGCAACGTTGAAGAGGTCGTCTACAAAAATATTCGATTTGAG GTGTGGGATCTTGGTGGGCAAGATAGGCTGAGGACGTCGTGGGCAACTTATTATCGTGGGACACATGCTGTTATTGTAGTAATAGACAGCACCGATAGAGCCAGGATCTCGATAATGAAAGACGAGCTATTCAGTTTGCTTCCAAACGAGGATCTCCAGAGTGCAGTGGTGCTCGTGTACGCAAACAAACAGGATCTGAAGGACGCAATGACCCCTGCTGAGATAACTGATGCCCTATCCCTTCACAGTATTAAGAAGCACGACTGGCACATCCAGGCTTGCTCTGCACTAACCGGTGACGGCCTATATGATGGTTTGGGGTGGATCGCACAAAGAGTCGCTGGAAAAGCAACGAGCTAG